A region of Vigna radiata var. radiata cultivar VC1973A chromosome 10, Vradiata_ver6, whole genome shotgun sequence DNA encodes the following proteins:
- the LOC106775955 gene encoding uncharacterized protein LOC106775955: MECNKEEAVRAKEIAEKKMQNKDFNGARKFVLKAQQLYPDLENINQMLIVCDVHCFADQKLFGNEMDWYKILQIELTANDATIKKQYRKFALQLHPDKNKFSGAEAAFKLIGEAQRVLLDGEKRSRLDMNLRRAPMNRATMPTHHHQNVQMNFNPVMQTTVRPSFTNLNPHQQQQSRQTSHQGPNRGRPTFWTMCSHCSVRYEYFLEVLHRSLRCQHCNRPFVAFDMQSTAPTINSTQQAFGAQNHSQNHGAFNVGVGSQGNVHTHRSHTKSHKKKRHTVDDPVKPNGKRRRKRVAEFSESSESVGSTDSESEEEIRFDSDAVPGFSTHIEKNPRRSTRQKHQVSYKENVSDDEGTGSPFGAGEEEHEEAAKINEQNGSAADKKDQRQVKGKQNFYSEESVQNLKEELKEVREKEAVGSSNTDKTSEHSPLKSADQPVQLIYPDAEFSDFEKDKKQESFAAGQIWAIYDTVDGMPRFYALIKKVFSPGFKLRITWFEPDAEEKDEIHWINEQLPVACGEHRLGNTEITEDPLMFSHLIVCEKYGRSRYKVYPRKGETWALFKNWDIKWHMDAESHRQYDFEFVEILSDYIEGVGVVVAYLGKLKGFTSLFSQLDGGKHTIQIPSAELFRFSHRVPSFKMTGQERVGVPVGSWELDPVSLPRNIEEIDVPGDLDINVGHCPSSGNGTRSSDMSKFAREVDASTAKHNLERNNSSKENKDPVEHTGSNLSSSDAEAFEIPDPEFYNFDGGRSIEKFQVGQIWAFYGDEDGLPKYYGQIKKIRIRPEPELQVTYLTNCWIPENCLRWEDKDMLISIGRFKIKTCASPYTYSDTRSISHQVQTITNSKKEYEIFPRKGEIWALYKNWTTKIKRSDLANLKYDIVEVVGENDLWMDVVPLELVSGYKSVFKSNLNARSARTMRIFWKELLRFSHQIPAFKLTEEHGGNLRGFWELDPGALPPYYFSSK; encoded by the coding sequence ATGGAGTGCAATAAAGAAGAGGCCGTAAGGGCCAAGGAAATTgctgaaaagaaaatgcaaaacaaagatTTCAACGGGGCTCGAAAATTTGTTCTTAAGGCTCAACAACTATATCCTGATTTGGAGAATATTAATCAGATGCTTATTGTCTGTGATGTGCATTGCTTTGCTGATCAGAAATTGTTTGGCAATGAGATGGACTGGTATAAAATTCTTCAAATTGAGCTGACGGCTAATGATGCAACAATTAAGAAGCAATACAGGAAGTTTGCTCTCCAACTTCATCCTGACAAAAACAAGTTTTCTGGTGCAGAAGCGGCATTTAAACTGATTGGGGAAGCTCAAAGAGTTCTTTTAGATGGAGAAAAACGATCTAGGCTTGATATGAATCTGCGCAGGGCTCCAATGAACAGAGCTACCATGCCAACTCATCATCATCAGAATGTTCAGATGAATTTTAATCCTGTGATGCAAACCACTGTCAGACCCAGTTTTACAAACTTAAATCCTCATCAGCAACAACAGTCTAGACAGACATCTCATCAGGGGCCTAATCGTGGCCGCCCTACTTTTTGGACCATGTGCTCACATTGTTCTGTTAGATATGAGTATTTTCTGGAAGTTTTACACAGATCTCTTCGCTGTCAACATTGCAATAGGCCCTTCGTTGCATTTGATATGCAAAGTACAGCACCAACAATTAATTCAACCCAGCAAGCTTTTGGTGCACAAAACCATAGCCAGAATCATGGCGCTTTCAATGTTGGTGTTGGATCTCAAGGTAATGTGCATACTCACAGATCACACAccaaatcacacaaaaaaaaacgCCATACTGTGGATGACCCTGTAAAGCCAAAtggaaagagaaggagaaagcGGGTAGCTGAATTCAGTGAAAGTTCTGAATCTGTGGGCAGTACTGATTCTGAATCTGAAGAGGAGATTCGTTTTGACAGTGATGCTGTTCCTGGTTTTTCTACCCACATAGAAAAGAATCCACGTAGATCTACGCGACAAAAGCATCAGGTTTCCTACAAGGAGAATGTGAGTGATGATGAAGGGACTGGATCTCCATTTGGTGCTGGTGAAGAGGAACATGAGGAGGCAGCTAAAATTAATGAACAAAATGGTTCGGCTGCTGATAAAAAAGATCAGCGACAGGTAAAGGGGAAGCAGAACTTTTATTCTGAAGAGAGcgttcaaaatttaaaagaggAGCTTAAGGAGGTGAGGGAAAAAGAGGCAGTGGGTAGCTCAAACACAGACAAAACTTCAGAGCATTCACCCTTGAAATCAGCAGATCAACCAGTTCAGCTTATTTATCCAGATGCAGAGTTCAGTGACTTTGAAAAAGACAAGAAACAGGAGTCTTTTGCTGCTGGGCAGATTTGGGCTATTTACGATACTGTTGATGGTATGCCTCGATTCTATGCTTTAATCAAAAAAGTTTTCTCTCCTGGATTCAAGTTGCGTATAACATGGTTTGAACCAGACGCAGAAGAGAAAGATGAAATCCACTGGATAAATGAGCAATTGCCAGTTGCTTGTGGGGAACATAGACTTGGTAATACAGAAATTACCGAAGATCCACTGATGTTCTCCCATCTTATTGTTTGTGAAAAGTATGGCCGCAGTAGGTATAAAGTATATCCTAGAAAGGGAGAAACTTGGGCTCTTTTTAAAAATTGGGATATCAAATGGCATATGGATGCGGAGTCTCATAGGCAGTATGATTTTGAATTTGTCGAAATCTTATCAGATTACATTGAAGGTGTGGGAGTAGTTGTTGCATACCTGGGTAAATTGAAAGGTTTTACATCTCTCTTCTCTCAACTGGATGGAGGCAAGCATACCATACAAATTCCATCAGCTGAGTTATTCAGATTTTCTCACAGGGTTCCATCTTTTAAAATGACTGGTCAGGAAAGAGTTGGTGTTCCTGTAGGCTCTTGGGAACTTGATCCTGTATCCCTGCCAAGGAATATTGAGGAAATTGATGTTCCTGGAGATTTGGATATAAATGTGGGACATTGTCCGTCTAGTGGGAATGGCACAAGGTCTTCAGATATGTCGAAATTTGCCAGGGAGGTAGATGCATCTACTGCAAAGCATAATTTGGAAAGAAACAATTCTTCAAAGGAGAACAAGGATCCCGTTGAACATACTGGTAGTAATCTTTCATCCTCAGACGCGGAGGCTTTTGAAATTCCAGATCCCGAGTTCTATAATTTTGATGGTGGGAGGTCCATAGAAAAGTTTCAGGTTGGCCAAATTTGGGCATTTTACGGGGATGAGGATGGACTACCAAAATACTATGGTCAGATTAAGAAGATTAGGATCAGACCAGAACCTGAGTTGCAAGTTACTTATCTTACTAACTGCTGGATACCAGAAAACTGTCTCAGATGGGAAGATAAAGACATGCTTATTTCCATTGGcagatttaaaatcaaaacgTGTGCCAGTCCCTACACGTATTCTGACACCCGTTCTATTTCACATCAGGTGCAGACTATTACTAACAGTAAGAAGGAATATGAAATTTTTCCAAGGAAAGGCGAAATTTGGGCATTGTACAAGAATTGGACGACTAAAATAAAACGTTCTGATCTGGCAAATTTGAAGTATGACATAGTGGAAGTTGTTGGAGAAAATGATTTGTGGATGGATGTTGTACCTTTGGAGTTGGTGAGTGGTTATAAGTCAGTTTTTAAGAGCAACTTAAATGCACGATCAGCTAGGACCATGAGAATATTTTGGAAAGAGTTGCTGAGGTTCTCCCACCAAATCCCTGCCTTTAAATTAACAGAAGAACATGGGGGCAATCTGAGAGGCTTCTGGGAGCTTGATCCCGGAGCATTACCCCCATATTATTTTAGCAGCAAATAA